One stretch of Thermus filiformis DNA includes these proteins:
- the hpaE gene encoding 5-carboxymethyl-2-hydroxymuconate semialdehyde dehydrogenase, whose product MRYAEKVAGIPWETIEAVRKRLERSVALHYIDGRFVESESTFPTLDPSTNQVLAHAARGGAREVDLAARAAERAFARWSRTRAKERKRYLLKVAELIEKHADELAVTECLDAGQVLRIVRAQVGRAAENFAFYAEYAEHAMEGHTYPVDREWLNYTLRVPAGPVGIITPWNAPLMLSTWRIAPALAFGDTVVLKPAEWSPLTATRLAEIFQEADLPPGVFNLVHGFGEEAGAALVDHPSVPLITLTGETTTGKIVMQNAAKHLKRLSLELGGKSPALVFADADLERALDAVVFQIYSFNGERCTANSRLLVEESIFEDFVARVAERARSIRVGHPLDPEAEVGPLIHPEHLERVLGYVRAGLEEGATLLVGGERATRSFRGEDLSQGNYLLPTLFVGENHMRIAQEEIFGPVLVAIPFKDEEEALRKANDTRYGLAAYVFTRDLERAHRLALGLEAGMVWLNSHNVRHLPTPFGGVKESGTHREGGFYALEFYTELKNVALPLVPPHVPGFGKG is encoded by the coding sequence ATGAGGTACGCCGAGAAGGTGGCCGGGATCCCTTGGGAGACCATAGAGGCGGTCCGAAAGAGGCTGGAGCGCTCCGTGGCCCTCCATTACATAGACGGCCGGTTCGTGGAGAGCGAGTCCACCTTCCCCACCCTGGACCCCTCCACCAACCAGGTCCTCGCCCATGCGGCCCGGGGCGGGGCCCGGGAGGTGGACCTGGCCGCCCGGGCCGCCGAGCGGGCCTTCGCCCGGTGGAGCCGCACCCGGGCCAAGGAGCGCAAGCGCTACCTCCTGAAGGTGGCCGAGCTCATAGAGAAGCACGCGGACGAGCTGGCGGTCACCGAGTGTCTGGACGCGGGCCAGGTCCTGAGGATCGTCCGGGCCCAGGTGGGCCGGGCGGCGGAGAACTTCGCCTTCTACGCGGAGTACGCGGAGCACGCCATGGAGGGGCACACCTACCCCGTGGACCGGGAGTGGCTGAACTACACCCTGCGCGTGCCCGCGGGGCCGGTGGGGATCATCACCCCCTGGAACGCCCCCCTGATGCTCTCCACCTGGCGGATCGCCCCGGCCCTGGCCTTCGGGGACACGGTCGTCCTCAAGCCCGCCGAGTGGAGCCCCTTGACCGCCACCCGGCTCGCGGAGATCTTCCAGGAGGCCGACCTTCCTCCGGGGGTCTTCAACCTGGTCCACGGCTTCGGCGAGGAGGCGGGGGCGGCCCTGGTGGACCACCCCTCCGTCCCCCTGATCACCCTCACCGGGGAGACCACCACCGGCAAGATCGTCATGCAGAACGCGGCCAAGCACCTGAAGCGCCTTTCCCTGGAGCTCGGGGGCAAGAGCCCGGCCCTGGTCTTCGCCGACGCGGACCTGGAGCGGGCTCTGGACGCGGTGGTCTTCCAGATCTACTCCTTCAACGGGGAAAGGTGCACGGCGAACTCCCGGCTTTTGGTGGAGGAGTCCATCTTTGAGGACTTCGTGGCCCGGGTGGCGGAAAGGGCCCGGTCCATCCGGGTGGGCCACCCCCTGGACCCGGAGGCGGAGGTGGGGCCCCTGATCCACCCGGAGCACCTGGAGCGGGTCCTGGGCTACGTCCGGGCGGGTCTGGAGGAGGGGGCCACTTTGCTCGTGGGCGGGGAGCGGGCCACCCGCTCCTTCCGGGGGGAGGACCTCTCCCAGGGCAACTACCTCCTCCCCACCCTCTTCGTGGGGGAGAACCACATGCGGATCGCCCAGGAGGAGATCTTCGGCCCCGTCCTGGTGGCCATCCCCTTCAAGGACGAGGAGGAGGCCCTCAGGAAGGCCAACGACACCCGGTACGGCCTCGCCGCCTACGTCTTCACCCGGGACCTGGAGCGGGCCCACCGGCTGGCCCTGGGCCTGGAGGCGGGGATGGTCTGGCTCAACAGCCACAACGTCCGCCACCTCCCCACCCCCTTCGGCGGGGTCAAGGAGAGCGGGACGCACCGGGAGGGGGGGTTCTACGCCCTGGAGTTCTACACCGAGCTCAAGAACGTGGCCCTTCCCCTGGTGCCGCCCCACGTGCCGGGGTTTGGGAAAGGGTGA
- a CDS encoding fumarylacetoacetate hydrolase family protein, protein MKLCRFLDKGRVHQGVYREGVLLDEAGLPHDPEGVVWLLPFTPGKILGLALNYPDHAEELGLSRPEEPALFWKPNSALLPHRGTVIYPRGVEFMHYEVELAVVVGRPMRKVRAAQAMDYVLGYTIANDLVVRDWVKNTFRPPIRAKGHDTFLPLGPFLVTREEVPDPHDLWMRAYVNGELRQEGHTSRMLFRIPEILEFISGFMTLEPFDVILTGTPKGVSRVRPGDVMRLEIQGLGALENPIEEEA, encoded by the coding sequence ATGAAGCTCTGCCGCTTCCTGGACAAGGGCCGGGTGCACCAGGGGGTGTACCGGGAGGGGGTTCTTTTGGACGAGGCCGGGCTTCCCCACGACCCCGAGGGGGTGGTCTGGCTCCTCCCCTTCACCCCGGGGAAGATCCTGGGCCTCGCCCTCAACTACCCGGACCACGCGGAGGAGCTGGGCCTGAGCCGCCCCGAGGAGCCCGCCCTTTTCTGGAAGCCCAACTCCGCCCTCCTGCCCCACCGGGGCACGGTGATTTATCCGCGGGGGGTGGAGTTCATGCACTACGAGGTGGAGCTGGCCGTGGTGGTGGGCCGGCCCATGCGCAAGGTGCGGGCGGCCCAGGCCATGGACTACGTCCTGGGCTACACCATCGCCAACGACCTGGTGGTGCGGGACTGGGTGAAGAACACCTTCCGCCCCCCCATCCGGGCCAAGGGGCACGACACCTTCCTGCCCCTGGGGCCTTTTTTGGTCACCCGGGAGGAGGTGCCCGACCCCCACGACCTCTGGATGCGGGCCTACGTGAACGGGGAGCTTCGTCAGGAGGGGCACACCTCGAGGATGCTCTTCCGCATCCCGGAGATTTTGGAGTTCATCTCGGGCTTCATGACCCTCGAGCCCTTTGACGTGATCCTCACCGGCACCCCCAAGGGGGTGAGCCGGGTCCGGCCGGGGGACGTGATGCGGCTGGAGATCCAGGGGCTGGGGGCCCTGGAAAACCCCATAGAGGAGGAGGCATGA